The genomic region CTTGTCTGCATTAGTTACATTAGTATCTGCTCATCGATCAAATGATTTATAATCACATACGGTCATCAATCAATTTGCTAAAATTATTGATGTATATGCCTACCTGAAGAGATGACTCTCGTTGGAAACACAGTAGCTGATCTTTTGGAATTATCATGAATGGAATTTTTTTCTATGAGCATCTTCTTCGTTAGCATCTTCATATGGAGCACCTACATTATTATGTAATAAAGACACACACACATTACACATATATATGTATAGTACCTACATATATGTGATACTCTACTTGTTTACAGATTTGAACCTAAAAATTTAGTGAACCTAAAAATTTAGTTTTAGGTCAATTTTAGTTGTTATATTTATATATATATATATATATATTTTTTTTAAATAAATATTTTAGTTATATATATACTTCTATTAGAGGTAAGAGGTAATTAACTCTAACCACGATAGAACTCTCACAAATTTATGAATAAATTGTTCTCGATATGAAAAATGGTGGCCGGATGAGCTACCATTCTGGGGTCGAGAGCAATTTTAGGTATGACCCCTCCCTAAAGATGTTTTTCATAAGCTGGGGTTTAAATTAAATACCTCCTATTACCAGAAGAATCTTTGTAGCATCCGCCCCACTTGCAGCCTATAATGCTTCTACTAGACCAAACCCATTAGGTAATTTATGAATAAATTGTTATTGACATGCTAACTTGGTTCAATTATATATAAATGAGTAAAACAAATGTTATAACTTTTCTTATTGTCAAGTAAATATTGTTCAGCTAATTGTAATTTTGGTTCAATTTGATGCAACTTAAAGTAGATATCATGCATAAACGTACATATAAGTATCATAATTTCATATACAACCCGGTATATGTGTGACTTAATGTTTTGTGTAAACAAAGATTATACATGATGATACATACAGTTGTAAATAATCCTCTTGATCAATCCACATTTCATTCCACTCTCGAATGCTGAAGAATTGGATGAGAGTAGCTGAAGAGGAGTCATCGAATTTTTGTCCTTTAGTTGAACAGTTTTTAAATAATCCGGCCTTCTAGCTATCCATAGTGCAAGCTCTGTATATTCAAGTTATGGAGAAGATCAAAATATTTAAACAAAAAACTTTGTTCATAGTATTATTGCTTGAAAAGTAATAAAGCATCTAGAAATTACCAAAGATTTCGGCATGTATTGCAGCATGAAGAATGGTACTGCGTATGTGTTGAGGGTCGTAGGAGCAGAAATGGAAATCAAGATCAGGAACATTTTTCAGTTTTTCAGCCAGCAAAATGAACATTTCGGTCTGACCAAAGTGAGCTGCTGTGTAGAGAGGCATTTCTCCTTTCTTGTTTGGAGTGGACAGCAAATCCGGTGCCTTATCCAACAATTTCTCCACAACTCGTACACAACCAGCTGCTGCAGCTTCATGAAGAGCTGTGTTTCCAAACTTATTGGGTTTTGTAATTAGCTCCTCACTGCTTGTTTCGATGATTCCTATCGCGATGCTTTCTTTCCCCATGTAAATCGCCATATGGAGGATTGTGTCGTCGTGCACTGTTGGCAGTAGCTTTGAACTTGCATCAGGTGTATTTGCGTTCGCACAAACTTTCACCACTTCAACTAAATCACCGTCTCTATGGCTCTGATACGGGGATTTGATTTGGCTGGAAGTATGTATTTCTTCCATTGTTTAGAGTCAGGGATCTCGAAATAGAGACAACTAGCTAGTGTGCTTGTGCGCAAAGATGTTGCGGATGAGGCGTGTTTATATGCAAGTACAGATCGGAGCATTCAGGAACCATATGTTTCATCTTTGTTCTCGTCTTTGGCCAATTCATTTGCTTTTCAAAACTAAGCAAGGAATAAAAAAAGCAAAGTCTCAAGGAATAAGCATATATGCATGCATGATTCACGAACCACATTTTTCTTCTCGAGTTGTTTTCTCACATTTTCCAATTCATTTGCTTTTTAAAACTAAGGAATAAAAAAGTGAAGTCTCGGAGGAATAAGTAGAGAAGAAATATGTGGTTCGTGAATCATGCATGCATAGCGATCTTCAGAGTATCGATCTCTCAACTGTTCTTGGAAAAGGTGTTGCTAAGCGACATGCTAAAACCACATTAGAAGTTTTTACTATGATAAGAAAAGTTCGAGATGAGATTCAAGGTGATCTAAATTTCAAGAATTAAAAAGTCACAATTTACTCATTTTTTTTGAAGTCCTTATAAATAAATAACTAATTCTATGTATTAAGAGATTATTAATTTATATATTAATTGGGGTCTATGTGAATTGTCATATTTGTATTATCTTATAAATTTAACGAATTTTTAATTTAACATGTTATCCCCAACTCGGGACCGACAAAAATTATTAATTTAGCGAGGTTATTAATTAATTGAATATTAAACTATCGAGGTTCTACTGTATGTAAGGAATACAAAAAAGTAAAGTCTCGAGAAATTAACATGCATGTGTGATTCATAAACCATATTTCCTTTTTTTTATTTGTTTAATTAAATAAGGAATAACACAATAGGAGAGGGACCACCAAGGTGCACTTACATTATTAATGTCTAAGTGCTCAAAATCGTCGTATGAGAATGTTGAATGAATACTAAAGACACTTAAATTCTTTCATTTCAATTTCATATTTGATCCGATCAAATTAAACGCCCATAACAAGAGTACATCTTCTTCGACCTAGTCTTCTCACCTCCTTAGTTTGAAACAATTAAGACTATTTATTTGGGTTTCAATTTTGTTAATGGTATTAGTATATATGCATGTAATACGACATAGATGAACGGATCAAAATACTATATATTAATTGCTCGGTTCACTTGCACCTTGGTGCATAGAAGAATTTTTGATAATACAAACGTTGTTACACCAATAGTGCACAGTGTGAGGAAGCCAATGATCGAAGTTGACATTATATTCCGGAGGAAGAGAAATAACATGAAGGCCTTTATGGTAGACTTTTTTTATTATTATTTTTATATATTTTTTATGATTTACTGACAATATTTAGGCCCTTATGGTACCTAACAATTAATAGTAGACTATTTTTTTAACCAATTTTCCTCAAAAATCAATTATAGTCGTTTTCAAAAAAGAAATCATTTATAATACACTTCTCTTTTAAGATTCGAACAGATCAATCCGGCAATATCGATCCCCTCAACACAAGCTAGTGAGTTATGTCATTTTTCTCCGACGAGATGAGAAATTATTCATTGCTGGAATTATTGTCAATCTTTCATGTGCCTCTTCGAGACCTCCTTCATGTATCAAAAACATGCTCCTCACGTTCTTATATATCTTCATTATACTCTCTTTTGATCTATACATGAATAAATTAAAGTGAAAAGCGTAGCATAAGATAAGAACCAAAACGTTGTGATCGTCACATTTCATGCATTCTGCTTCTATCACTAAATTGAAGTATAAACTTTGGATTGCTCTCTTAATTTCTTGCTTCTATATGGCTACTTATTCAAATCTCATCCATTTCTTAAGCATGGGTATTATATAACACAAGAGAATGTATATGAGATATTTTATCTTTTCAAACATACATGATCGACATGGTGTTGGGGTGTTCCTCGAGAAACGTTATAAAATCGATGCTTGAATTAATATTTATTGATTCATACGTATAAAATTACATCCCACGTCCTTGACCTTGCATGAAATTTCCTCTTAAAACATGGTAGGTGCTGCCTTCCTGATCAAATAGAAACGCCCCCCGCCTGATCAGATGGAATCTTCAAATGGGGTTTGGCTGAAGATGTGCTCTGATCGGCTACACAAGCAGTTCTTTGATAGAGTCGGCAAAACATGTTTTGCCAAAAATTATTCAAAACAAACACATACACACATATATATAGGTTACCATGTCCTTTGAGTTAATTCTAGGTGTCCCAAAGCTATTGGGTCTTGGCGGTTTTCGAATGAGTCGCAGGCAAGATTGAACGCCATACGCTTTGCATGGCCTCGAGACTCTTTTTGAAGGCCACCCACAACGGGAACTGCAACAGTGCAAACACGCTGACGGGAAGAAACGCAACACAGTAGACGAAAATTTTGATCACTCTATTCTTCATGGAAATTGTCAGCATCAGAGTGGAGGCAAAGGCCACCATGGTCACCACCACCGATAAGAAGAGGAAGGTGAAGCCGAGGATGAGCTTCCGAGGGAGAGAGTGTCGGAAGTCCTCGAGCTCGAACGGTGACGTCAGGATGGAGAGGAACATGACGAGTGAAGTCAGCGAGCTGGCTAGGGATAGAGCGTCGGTGATTACGAAGACCAAGAAGAAAGGGCTGTGAAGAAGGCGTGGAGTGCCACTTTGCTCGTCGTTGCCTCCAGGGACGGTGAAGGCGGCTGTGAAGGCGACGGTGGCCATTAGTCCGGCCACCGTCGAGCACGACTCGGAGGTCCGCTTCAGCCATTCTCGTGCGCTGTTGAGAAGCGGATCATGTGTGCGACGAAAGTACTCTTTAGGGATCTCAGACGGGATCTCATATTTCTTTCCTTCAGGATCATCGGGTGTTGTTATCTTATCCACGGCAATGTTCTGCAAATTAATTACTTGATTCATTAGCATAAGATGTTAGGAAAATCCAAGGTGCATGACTAATCAGGGATGAAATTAATCAGTACATACCTCAGATTTCGATAAGTCTTTGAGAATCTCTACATATCTTTCATGAAAGCTCTGTAGGGGGGTGGTGTCTTTGTCTTCCCGAGCACGGAATTTTTGATAATGTTGTGGCATTAACGCCTTCACCTTCTGCGAGTTAAGTAATATGTCTAATCACTTATTAATTATTAATAAAAAAAATAGTTAGCTGATCGACGTAGCATTTTTCTATGAAATAGAGGATTGATAATTGGTCCCTTCCCAAGTACGTACGTACCTCGAACCACTTTAGCTCTTCTTGCAATTGGAGTGCAGGACCAGGCTGGGTGCCCCCATTGTAATAGTCTACGTTGCCAACATGGTGCAATACCGTGAAGTTATTCGTATCGAGTTGTCGTATCAACCTCTTCCTAGTTCCGTCCATATCTATTACAAGCTCAAAGATTTTCCACTGACGGTGCATAATGGCCAGGTGCAGTATGTTTTGATCCTTTGTATTTCTATACTCGTATGCCGCTTTGTGGACTGTAAGAATCTCCTTCAGAATTTCAAATATTCCATGTTCTGTTGCAATGTACAATGGAATAGGAGGAGTATTCTTTTTCAGTGATCGGTTTGTTGTTTCTCCATCTGAATTATTGGAATCTGGGCGTGGGACATTTTCACGAGCAGTCTCATCCATGCCTTCAATTGCTGATACTCGTGTGACGTCCCATGAATGGTCTGCTACAATCAGAATCTTGGCGAGTTCAAAAGCCAATCCATGCCTCTTCTTTTCGTCGTAGATGTTCTTCATGGTACTCCATGCTGCAGTTACGAGTGATCGAATTTATACATATATATATATATATATATATATATACACAGTATTTTCTCAGGTGCAGATGTNNNNNNNNNNNNNNNNNNNNGATGAACATAATTCTGTCGAACTTGAACCGTTCATGTTTATAACAGAAAAACACAGTTTTGAGTGCCTTAATGATAACCAAATTGGCTGAAATTTTACAGAGATGATCTATATATTAGTATCTAAATACTAAACGGTGGAGATGTGAAAATTCGATTAAAAAGTGAGCGTAAAGTGGAAATCCGCACCGTAAGAATAATAGCGACGTCAACAGCTAGAAGGACTATATATATAAGAGTAATTAATATTCCTGATAAAGACTCAGGGAACTAAACGGTGTTGTACGTACGTACCTCGAAGAACATTCCAAACCGATCTATTAACTGCCAAAACAAAATATGTATACATTAGTATCTGCTCCACGATCGTAACGATTGTGATCAAATAATTTGGTAAAATTGATGATACACATGCATGCTTACCTGAAGAGATGACTCGTCTTAGAATTCGAAACAGAGTAGCTGATCGTTTGGAATTTTGTTTATGAGCATCTTCTCCATTAGTATCATCACTGGAATTTTGTTCATGAGCATATTCTCCATTAGCATCTTCATATGGAGCACCTACATCATGCATAAATTATACTTAAATAACGGGGCGCGCACACACACACATATAGCTAGATACAATCTTTACCACAATGACAACAATTAATACATGTAGGTATCTAAGGAAAATAGGAAATTCCAAGAAAGATTAGAGATGATGATACATACAGTTGTAAATGAACCTCTTGATTTGTCCATATTTCATTCCACTCTTGAATGCTGAAGAATTGGATGAGAGGAGGTGAAGAGGAGTCTTCGAATTTTTGTCCATTTGTTGAACAGTTTTTGCATACTTCGGCGTTTTAGCTATGCTAAGTGCAAGCTCTGTATATTCAAGTTATGGAGAAGATCAAAATTAAACAAAAAACTTTGTCGATTAGTGCTTGAAATGTAATCAAGTAGCTAGCAATTTACCAAAGAATTCGGCATGTATTGCAGCATGAAGAATGGTACTGCGTATGCGTTGAGGGTGGTAGGAGAACTCATGTTTTTCAGCAGGATACATGGAGCAGAAATGGACTCTAAGATCAGGAACATTTTTCAGTTGTTCAGCTAGCAAGTTGAAAATTTCGGTCTGACCAAAGTGAGCTGCTGTGTAGAGAGGCCTTTCTCCTTTCTTGTTTGGAGTGTCCAGCAACTTCGGTGCCTTTTGCAACAACTTCTTCACAACTGGTACACAACCAGTTGCTACAGCTTCATGAAGAGCTGTGTTTCCAAACTTATTGGCTTTTGTAATTTGCTCCTGACTGCTTGCTTCGATGATTCCTATCGCGATACTTTCTTCCCCCATGTAAATCTTCATATGGAGGGCTGTGTCGTCGTTCAGGGATATGATTTGGCTGGAAGTATGCATTTCTGCCATTGTTTAGATCGTTAGGGATCTCCAAATAGAGACAGCTAGCCAGTGTGCTTGTGTGCAATATATGATGCTGGGGATGCATGAGGTGTATTTATATGCAACCTGTAGAGTGTGGAGCATGAATGCATGATTCACAAACCATATATTTCCTCTCCTCTCACCCCCTCTTTTTCCACTTCATTTGCATGTTGAAATTAAGCAAGGAATAAAAGAAAGTAGAGCCTTGAGGAATAAGCATGCATGCATGATTCACGAACCATTTACTTCCTCTCTTTTTCCAATTAACTTTCTTTTCAAAACTAAGCAAGGAATAATAAAATTCAAAGTCTCGAAAAATAAGCATGTATGCCATGATTGACGAACCATGTTCTTCGATTTCGATTGCTTTCTTCTTCTTTTATTTGCTAAAGAGCAAGGGATCCATACACCAGTCAATATTTAAGTAAGGAATACCATACCATACCCAAATAAGCTTCAAAAACAATGAAGAAGAATACAAATTGTTGAAAATGACACTAAACATTGTTACACGGTGTGAGGAAGCGCATGATCGAAGTTGACAGTATTCCACTAAACATCTTTGTTCGCTTTGTTGTACGGATATCACTTATGTCACTTCATGTTTGTTTGGTTGATCACGAATATCTTCCTTTTTTTTTTTTGGTATTCGAACATATAAATCCCAATTTGGATCCCCTCAACACAAACTAGTAGGTTATGTCCTCTCTATGATAATGTCAATCACATGATTAGAATGATCAACAAGTAATAGTATAACTTATAAATAAATGAATCACACCAGATTGTATCTACAAAGAATGTTTTATTCTTTCGTTTTCATGTGTCTTGGAGTTACCATCATGTATCAAACTATCAATAATGTGCTCATCACGTTCTTATCTTTTCTTTTCTCTTTTGATCTATGTCTATATTACTGTACATACATAAATCAATCCATAACCGCACAGCTTAATTAAAAAAAAAAAAAAAAACCCAAACATCTAATAATATCCTTGATAGTAAAAACAATAAAATATAAGGAACGTAGTTGCATTTGGTACATGCATTATTGATGGACTCACGGCCATTGTTAACAGAACACGTACAACAACACAGATGAGGGATACCATTCCTCACCTAGCAATCTAGCTTAAATGAAAATCACACTTCCAACCATAAAAAAAATGAAGTAAACGAAAAGCTTTGCCAAGTGGAATCATTCGTCTTCATCCGAGAAGACTTCATATTCCACACACAGAAACGATAATGTGGCAAGACTTAGGTCATGGTCGAGGCTGACATTTTTTCAGAGGAAGAAGATGAATGAGGCTGCGCACCAAGTCCTTTAAGGTAAACCAAGTAATATTGGTATAGAGAGGAAGCTGGAGAAGGAGGAAAAAGGCGACAGGAAAACAAGCAATGGCAATGATGGGAGCAGCAGCCTGATGTACCCTGTGCCTTATTGTAATGACAAGAGTAGCGGCAAAACCAATCATCAATGCTGTCACAGAAAAAAACAGCATGCTTAGCCCCAAAACAAGCTTCAGAGGCAGAGATATCCTGAAATCTTGCTCATTCATTTTGGACGTAGTAATGGATAGAAACACCACGACTGAGGTGAAAGCAAAACAAAGAGCTGCCACATCTGATGCTGTGAAGATCGTGAATGCAGTTGTGTTGAGGAGCAACGGCTTGCCATTCTTATCAGAACCGCCAGGCACGGTGTAGATACTTGTAAAAGCAACAGTTGCAATAAGAACTGCAACTACAATGCATGAGTTTGTTGTTCTGATCAACCACTCTCGGCCTTCCTTCACCAGTTCTTCATGCTGTTTTGTGAACAAAGCTTGAGGCGTATCTCCTTTTTTATTTTTCTGGTTGATATGATGTGCAGGCACCATTTTCCTCACTCTCTGCATTGTACATATCAAACTTGTTACATTTTACTCGATGAAAAAGTGAGCCAAGAATAAGATATTAGAGTGAAAGAGTTAGCACCTCAAACCACTGAATATCTGACTGCAAGCAAAGGGCTTCCCCGGGCCTCTCCCTTGAGGAAATATCAGTCTTGTATGCAGCTTTATGTATAATACCATTATCAGCTTTATCGAACTTCCGAACGTGCCTCGCGATCGGATAATTAAATTTCTTATCTTCGAGAAGAACCAAAACATTTTTCCTGCGATTCTTCACAGCAACATGAAACACATTTTCTCCTTTGTGGTTTTCATGCTCGATGGCCTGTGGGAACACATCTAAGATGGCCTCAACAATCTCTACGATCCCATTCTTTGCAGCTGCAATAAGTGGAGTGTCATTCTTTGCAGCTGCAGTATCACTCTGACCATCAGTAGTATTATGACCCTGCCATGACTTGTCTTCTTCAGCCAGAGTTTTGGTAAGCTTCATCACTCTGCCATGATTCTTCTTCATGTTTCTTAGACATTGGACTCTTAGGAATCCTATGCATATTACAATATTCATCACAACAAAGAGAGATCGGTGAATTTTTAGCTTTAATAACTGAATGATTAGTGCTTAATTTGTTTGACAATCTGTACGTGATTGTATTTGCACATACAATTGTTAGTACTGAGTAGTTTAACACTTTAAGTACAAGCCTAAGTAAAGCAATGAGTCTCCATATCCACCTGAAGTATGTGCTTGAACTTCCTGGATATATATATATATATATATATATATATATATATATATATATATATATATATATATATATATATACTACTAGNNNNNNNNNNNNNNNNNNNNNNNNNNNNNNNNNNNNNNNNNNNNNNNNNNNNNNNNNNNNNNNNNNNNNNNNNNNNNNNNNNNNNNNNNNNNNNNNNNNNNNNNNNNNNNNNNNNNNNNNNNNNNNNNNNNNNNNNNNNNNNNNNNNNNNNNNNNNNNNNNNNNNNNNNNNNNNNNNNNNNNNNNNNNNNNNNNNNNNNNNNNNNNNNNNNNNNNNNNNNNNNNNNNNNNNNNNNNNNNNNNNNNNNNNNNNNNNNNNNNNNNNNNNNNNNNNNNNNNNNNNNNNNNNNNNNNNNNNNNNNNNNNNNNNNNNNNNNNNNNNNNNNNNNNNNNNNNNNNNNNNNNNNNNNNNNNNNNNNNNNNNNNNNNNNNNNNNNNNNNNNNNNNNNNNNNNNNNNNNNNNNNNNNNNNNNGGAAATTCAAGCACATATACTTTAGGTAGATTTGGAGAAGGAACTATATAATAAGGGAAATGGAAGTTTATATACTTGTTCAGTAATTATTATTTGTGAATATTTGTATTTTTCAAGCAAGAATTAGTATTTAGTACTATCTGTTTGATCAGCAAGACACAAATTAACAAACTGAAACAACTGATTGCATAGATGAGTCGAGATCTTTCCATTCATTACCATGATGTGTGTCTGGATTGCCCCGAGATACATCGTTGTTTACACTTGCATCCATATCTTTTGGAACTGGAAGGCCTGTTATATATAATAACACATGCAGTTTGAACATGTTAGATGTTATCAGATATATCTATATATGAATGCACCGCAGATCCTGAAAAGTAAAACCGTAATCAAATTGGATTGCGGTATCTGACAGACCGTCATAAATCAGTTTCTCCAAGAAGCCAAAGGAGTATCCACTCTTGAAAGCGTTGGGAATGTCAGCTAGCAGCTGAAAGCAGGTCATGCCATATAAATCTTTCTGATCCTTCGGTATGCAGTATTTTTTGTCTAATAATTCCAGAGCTGTGTCTGCATTGTCAAGATCCACATAATTCAACTTATTAGAATAGAGTATTACACATATACTGGCGGATACATGTAGTGGGCTATCTAGGCTGCAGCCCAGACAGAATTTTTGATATATACCATGTGAATACCAACTGGTAAACAAAGTTTCTTTGGTTCAGTTGGCAGTCTGTCCAACCTGACTTTTACCTTGTCTAAGGTTCGACTCCTCTTGGAGTCAAATCCCATGTTTTTATCTAGTTTTCCAAGATTTTATTCTTCTTCCTCTACTCTTTGTGACTACAAACCAGACTTGACTGGAAATCCTTCATTTTTGTTTTTTTTTTTTACTTAATTTACATCACTTTGCATTTTCCCTTCTCGTTTTCTTCACTTTCCTTTTTGGGTTTAATCTATTTTTTATTAGTATTTTGTTAAAAAAAAACTAAATTAAAATGTTTTCTCATATACTCCTACATTTCCGTTAGTGTTTCTTTACAAGAAATTTCCTTTGATGAGTCTACCATTTGGTTCAAGAAATTCTAGAAAAATTTTGCACATCTAATTAATAGCCTAGACACTCACCGGATCCTGGATCGGCCATACATGTTAATCATAACAGCAAAATGATATTTCATGCACCTCTATTCGGAGCACATCTCCTATATATGTATCAAAAGAGGGATGAGAGATTATGAAAGCAAGAGTGATCAGAGATTACCAAAGTAATACCCGCGAATAGCCTCATGAAGCATGGTGGAGTGTTCAGTCTTGACATGTCTTTCTATGTTGTTAAGCTTTTCCACCCAAGTTTTGATCAACTCGGTCTTGCCATAAATTGCAGCCATAAAGAAAGGTGTCTGATCGTCCTTGTTTCTAGTATTCGTCATCAGTCGCCTCTTCTCTTCAAAACCCAACATCAGCTCTACCAATTTTACATTTCCTGTCGAAGCTGCCTCATGGAGTGGTGTGTTTCCAAATTTATTCTTTAAGGAGAGTTTCAAGCCATCTTGTTCATCTACTGGAGTCGATGAAAATTGTTTGTCTTCAACATACACTATGTTCAGCAGGGATTCCACCAATTTCATGTCTTGACTGTATGCTGCAAGATGAAGAGCCGTATCTCCCAAATGATTAAGAGGTATGCAAACCTGAAAACTCTGTTCCTCGTAAAAGCTCTGTATTTCACTCCAGTTCCCTTCTGAGAAAAGCTCGTAAATACGCTCACCAAACTCAACACTGCTATTCATAAGCATATCTCTGTCTTTCATCATACGGAAATTTAGTCTCGCTTGTTTCACAAACAGCAAGAAACTAAAAGAGAGTGATATATAGATCAATATATATAGAGCATCAACTTTGCCTACTTAAGAACCAAAGTATTCCTTTCTTTTCTGAAAAAAAATAAAAAAAGAAGAAGAATAAAGCATTTCTTACTGCAGTCATAAATAAGGATTTTGTTCTGCAACTGTCTTGCTTAACCGTGAACACAATTTTGTGGCTGGAACACTTGCAGCACAAGTGTTCTTATAAAAGAAAGTAGCATGTAGATGGATCCAGGCATCCAGCATCTTCCTTCCATTCCTTAAGTAACGAATTTACAAAGCAAACGTCGCTTTTGTGTGATCGTAAATTCGTAACGATGAAGATAATAGGGCACCACCATTCAGTTTACAGATCAATCAAAATGATAATAACAGGGTTGCTTAATCAGCCACAACCTAACACAGCTTCAAGACACATCACCCATGTATATATAGCGTAAAGGGAATACAGGTTTTTATCTCAACAAGCGTAAAGACACAGATTCTATCTTAACTTCATTAATGTTAACTTCAGATCATATATGCTTTTCAAGTTTCATCCAAAACCTTAATCTTGGACAGTGTATAAAACCATACAATTTCAATTTATTGATCTATAGAAGATTACATCTCATATTCCTGAACATATACATAATCGATTAATAATACACACAATTCCTAGACCTAAATCAAGGAGTCAAAAGGGAGCTGCCTTCCTTGATGAGCACAAACACACTGCCATTGTCTCCCCTCGAAATCCGAAGCTCTTGATCAAGGTATGTGGTTAGCAACCACGATTCGGCATTGCTGCTTGAAATCGAGAACTTAATTGGGGGTTGGCTAGAGATGGACTTTGCAACTGATGAAGCAGTGTCTTGGACAGAAGTGAGCAAACCTTTGAAGGGTGCAAGGTCTATCTTCTGTCCCAAAAACTCAACATCTTCCGGTATCACTAGCGAGTCTGTTAGCTGGGGAGTCCCAATCACCCCTTCCTCAAATTTGAGCTGAAACCAAAACAACCACTCATCTAAATTTTTAACAAGACACATCAAAACCCATGGACAATCAACATTATACATACACTTCAAATCATTCATTTCATCAATGGACAAAGAATAAGAACTAAACCTGAACACGCTTGGGACTTCGGACATCAAATGTGGCATTGGTGCTGAAAGAAGTTGTAGCCAAAGGCCCGGAAAACCGAACAGAGTTTTCAACTGTGAAATTATCAGAGTCTATAGTCTGCGAAATCTCAGCAACCTTCACCAAAGGAAGAGTTCCTCTGGACAATATTGGAAACAAACCAGCAAAAGATGTGTACCTACAAATTTCGACCATGTAATCATTACAACACTGTGATGCTAAACTTGGGTTTATAGAATGATGATGATTAACCAAACTTACGCCAGAATCCATTTCCCG from Fragaria vesca subsp. vesca linkage group LG3, FraVesHawaii_1.0, whole genome shotgun sequence harbors:
- the LOC101306900 gene encoding uncharacterized protein LOC101306900, with amino-acid sequence MAEMHTSSQIISLNDDTALHMKIYMGEESIAIGIIEASSQEQITKANKFGNTALHEAVATGCVPVVKKLLQKAPKLLDTPNKKGERPLYTAAHFGQTEIFNLLAEQLKNVPDLRVHFCSMYPAEKHEFSYHPQRIRSTILHAAIHAEFFELALSIAKTPKYAKTVQQMDKNSKTPLHLLSSNSSAFKSGMKYGQIKRFIYNCAPYEDANGEYAHEQNSSDDTNGEDAHKQNSKRSATLFRILRRVISSVNRSVWNVLRAWSTMKNIYDEKKRHGLAFELAKILIVADHSWDVTRVSAIEGMDETARENVPRPDSNNSDGETTNRSLKKNTPPIPLYIATEHGIFEILKEILTVHKAAYEYRNTKDQNILHLAIMHRQWKIFELVIDMDGTRKRLIRQLDTNNFTVLHHVGNVDYYNGGTQPGPALQLQEELKWFEKVKALMPQHYQKFRAREDKDTTPLQSFHERYVEILKDLSKSENIAVDKITTPDDPEGKKYEIPSEIPKEYFRRTHDPLLNSAREWLKRTSESCSTVAGLMATVAFTAAFTVPGGNDEQSGTPRLLHSPFFLVFVITDALSLASSLTSLVMFLSILTSPFELEDFRHSLPRKLILGFTFLFLSVVVTMVAFASTLMLTISMKNRVIKIFVYCVAFLPVSVFALLQFPLWVAFKKSLEAMQSVWRSILPATHSKTAKTQ
- the LOC101307189 gene encoding uncharacterized protein LOC101307189, whose protein sequence is MMKDRDMLMNSSVEFGERIYELFSEGNWSEIQSFYEEQSFQVCIPLNHLGDTALHLAAYSQDMKLVESLLNIVYVEDKQFSSTPVDEQDGLKLSLKNKFGNTPLHEAASTGNVKLVELMLGFEEKRRLMTNTRNKDDQTPFFMAAIYGKTELIKTWVEKLNNIERHVKTEHSTMLHEAIRGYYFDTALELLDKKYCIPKDQKDLYGMTCFQLLADIPNAFKSGYSFGFLEKLIYDGLPVPKDMDASVNNDVSRGNPDTHHGFLRVQCLRNMKKNHGRVMKLTKTLAEEDKSWQGHNTTDGQSDTAAAKNDTPLIAAAKNGIVEIVEAILDVFPQAIEHENHKGENVFHVAVKNRRKNVLVLLEDKKFNYPIARHVRKFDKADNGIIHKAAYKTDISSRERPGEALCLQSDIQWFERVRKMVPAHHINQKNKKGDTPQALFTKQHEELVKEGREWLIRTTNSCIVVAVLIATVAFTSIYTVPGGSDKNGKPLLLNTTAFTIFTASDVAALCFAFTSVVVFLSITTSKMNEQDFRISLPLKLVLGLSMLFFSVTALMIGFAATLVITIRHRVHQAAAPIIAIACFPVAFFLLLQLPLYTNITWFTLKDLVRSLIHLLPLKKCQPRP
- the LOC101305827 gene encoding plastid-lipid-associated protein, chloroplastic-like — its product is MAFVSQLNHFPCKTLSLTPPQPRLTSKPSILAPNSISLATHKLKLSNPESPPAARPATRVRALDDDSAPENSEESSDVAAGAVAVAEKPDEPEEISKLKKALVDSFYGTDRGLSATSETRAEIVELITQLEAQNPTPAPTDALPLLNGKWILAYTSFAGLFPILSRGTLPLVKVAEISQTIDSDNFTVENSVRFSGPLATTSFSTNATFDVRSPKRVQLKFEEGVIGTPQLTDSLVIPEDVEFLGQKIDLAPFKGLLTSVQDTASSVAKSISSQPPIKFSISSSNAESWLLTTYLDQELRISRGDNGSVFVLIKEGSSLLTP